From the genome of Eucalyptus grandis isolate ANBG69807.140 chromosome 2, ASM1654582v1, whole genome shotgun sequence, one region includes:
- the LOC104424513 gene encoding sugar transport protein 13: MAGGGFAVAAPGASQFEAKITPIVIISCIMAATGGLMFGYDVGVSGGVTSMPDFLKKFFPVVYRRTQEPELDSNYCKYDNQGLQLFTSSLYLAGLTATFFASYTTRRLGRRLTMLIAGVFFILGVVFNVAAQDLAMLIIGRILLGCGVGFANQAVPLFLSEIAPTRIRGGLNILFQLNVTIGILFANLVNYGTNKIKGGWGWRLSLGLAGIPAVLLTVGALMVVDTPNSLIERGHHEEGKAVLRKIRGTDNIEPEFLELVEASRIAKEVKHPFRNLLQRRNRPQLVIAMSLQLFQQCTGINAIMFYAPVLFNTVGFGGDASLYSAVIIGAVNVLSTCVSIYSVDKVGRRMLLLEAGVQMFLSQTAIAIVLGIKVKDHSENLSHGFAIFVVVLVCTFISAFAWSWGPLGWLIPSETFPLETRSAGQSVTVCINLLFTFVIAQAFLSMLCHFKFGIFLFFSGWVLVMSLFVLFLLPETKNVPIEEMTEKVWMQHWLWKRFMDDDIPVANGKGAFKNGHSNGL, encoded by the exons ATGGCGGGGGGAGGCTTCGCGGTGGCGGCACCGGGGGCGAGCCAGTTCGAGGCAAAGATAACGCCGATCGTCATCATCTCCTGCATAATGGCCGCGACCGGTGGCCTCATGTTCGGCTACGACGTTGGGGTTTCAG GAGGAGTCACATCGATGCCCGATTTCCTGAAGAAGTTCTTCCCGGTGGTGTACCGGAGGACCCAGGAGCCGGAGCTCGACAGCAACTACTGCAAGTACGACAACCAAGGGCTCCAGCTCTTCACGTCGTCACTGTACCTCGCCGGGCTGACCGCGACGTTCTTCGCGTCCTACACCACGAGGCGGCTCGGGAGGAGGCTCACCATGCTCATCGCCGGGGTCTTCTTCATCCTCGGAGTCGTGTTCAATGTTGCCGCCCAGGACCTGGCCATGCTCATCATCGGGCGGATCTTGCTCGGATGTGGCGTCGGCTTCGCCAATCAG gcgGTCCCCTTGTTTCTATCGGAGATCGCGCCGACGAGGATCCGAGGAGGGCTCAACATCCTGTTCCAGCTCAACGTTACCATCGGCATTCTCTTCGCAAATCTAGTCAACTACGGCACTAATAA GATCAAAGGGGGATGGGGCTGGAGGCTGTCCCTGGGACTAGCGGGCATTCCGGCCGTTCTCCTAACCGTGGGGGCTCTCATGGTTGTCGACACTCCCAACAGTCTCATCGAGCGCGGCCACCATGAAGAAGGCAAAGCGGTCCTCCGAAAGATCAGAGGGACCGACAACATCGAGCCCGAGTTCTTGGAGCTCGTCGAGGCGAGCCGGATCGCCAAAGAAGTGAAGCACCCGTTCCGAAACCTCCTCCAGAGGAGGAACAGGCCTCAGCTAGTCATTGCCATGTCCTTGCAG CTTTTCCAGCAATGCACCGGCATCAACGCCATCATGTTCTACGCGCCGGTCCTCTTCAACACGGTGGGATTCGGGGGCGACGCTTCGCTCTACTCGGCCGTTATCATCGGGGCTGTCAATGTCCTATCCACTTGCGTGTCCATTTACTCGGTCGACAAGGTCGGTCGCCGGATGCTCTTGCTAGAGGCCGGCGTGCAGATGTTCTTGTCCCAGACCGCGATCGCCATTGTACTCGGGATCAAAGTCAAGGACCACTCGGAGAATCTCAGTCACGGGTTCGCGATCTTCGTGGTCGTCCTGGTCTGCACGTTCATCTCGGCCTTCGCGTGGTCATGGGGACCCCTCGGGTGGCTGATCCCGAGCGAGACGTTCCCCCTGGAAACGCGCTCGGCGGGGCAGAGTGTGACGGTCTGCATCAACCTCCTCTTCACCTTCGTGATCGCGCAGGCCTTCCTCTCTATGCTGTGCCACTTCAAGTTTggcatcttcctcttcttctccgggTGGGTCTTGGTCATGTCGCTGTTTGTCCTGTTTCTTCTCCCGGAGACGAAGAACGTCCCCATCGAGGAGATGACCGAGAAAGTATGGATGCAGCATTGGCTCTGGAAACGGTTCATGGACGACGACATTCCAGTGGCGAACGGCAAGGGCGCCTTCAAGAATGGACACAGTAATGGACTGTAA
- the LOC104434655 gene encoding sugar transport protein 8 produces MPAAVVSSPGGDVPEFEGKVTVYVIICVIIAAFGGLMFGYDIGISGGVTSMDDFLKKFFINVYEKKQHVQENNYCKYNDTLLQLFTSSLYIAALLASFVASRVCTKMGRKPTMQIASVLFLIGVGFQAGGINKEMIVCGRLMLGIGVGFANQAVPLFLSEIAPAKMRGALNICFQLFITIGILVAGLINYFTSKIHPHGWRISLGLAVVPAFILLVGSFAICETPTSLIERNILDEGNATLKKIRGTDDVTAEFESLVAASEMARLVKNPFSKLMQPSSRPPLVIAILLQVFQQFTGINAIMFYAPVLFQTVGFGSNASLLSTVITGLVNVFSTLVSIYTVDWAGRRILLLEACVQMFLTQIVIGLILLIDLKTTGSLNHSEALIVVTLVCIFVGGFAWSWGPLGWLIPSETFPLETRTAGFAFAVSSNMLFTFIIAQAFLSMLCHMKAGIFFFFAAWILVMGLFTLFFLPETKGVPIDSMVEKVWKQHWFWKRYMVNVNEEEMKETVHPHVK; encoded by the exons ATGCCGGCTGCTGTAGTAAGTAGTCCCGGCGGCGATGTCCCGGAGTTTGAGGGCAAGGTCACGGTCTACGTGATCATCTGCGTGATCATCGCCGCCTTCGGAGGACTTATGTTCGGTTATGACATCGGAATTTCAG GAGGTGTGACATCCATGGATGACTTCCTGAAGAAGTTCTTTATAAACGTGTACGAGAAGAAGCAGCATGTCCAAGAGAACAACTACTGCAAATACAACGACACGCTTCTGCAGCTCTTCACGTCGTCGCTCTACATCGCTGCTCTCTTGGCCAGCTTCGTCGCCTCAAGGGTGTGCACAAAGATGGGCCGGAAGCCAACTATGCAGATCGCGTCGGTCCTCTTCCTCATCGGGGTCGGGTTTCAGGCTGGCGGCATCAACAAAGAGATGATTGTGTGCGGACGACTCATGCTCGGAATTGGCGTCGGTTTCGCCAATCAG GCAGTGCCTCTATTTCTATCAGAAATAGCACCGGCCAAGATGAGAGGAGCGCTCAACATTTGCTTCCAGCTCTTCATCACCATCGGGATCTTGGTCGCCGGCCTCATTAACTACTTCACCTCCAAAATCCACCCCCATGGGTGGCGCATCTCCCTTGGCCTCGCCGTGGTCCCTGCCTTCATCCTCCTTGTCGGGTCCTTTGCCATCTGCGAGACCCCAACGAGCCTCATCGAGCGCAATATTCTCGACGAGGGCAACGCCACCCTCAAGAAGATCCGGGGCACCGATGACGTCACCGCCGAGTTCGAGTCCCTTGTGGCAGCGAGTGAGATGGCCCGCCTGGTCAAGAACCCCTTCAGCAAGCTCATGCAGCCCTCGAGCCGCCCCCCGCTCGTGATCGCGATCCTGCTCCAGGTGTTCCAGCAGTTCACCGGGATCAACGCCATCATGTTCTACGCGCCCGTCCTCTTCCAGACGGTCGGGTTCGGCAGCAACGCGTCGCTGCTCTCGACAGTCATCACGGGTCTTGTCAACGTGTTCAGCACGCTAGTCTCTATCTACACGGTCGACTGGGCGGGAAGGAGGATCTTGCTCCTCGAAGCTTGTGTCCAGATGTTCCTCACTCAG ATCGTGATTGGCTTGATCCTCCTGATAGACCTGAAGACCACAGGCTCATTGAACCACTCGGAAGCCCTAATCGTGGTCACCCTGGTGTGCATATTCGTGGGGGGATTCGCGTGGTCGTGGGGCCCGCTAGGGTGGCTCATCCCGAGCGAGACGTTCCCCCTCGAGACCCGGACCGCCGGGTTCGCGTTCGCCGTGAGCTCCAACATGCTCTTCACCTTCATCATCGCGCAGGCCTTCCTGTCGATGCTGTGCCACATGAAGGctgggatcttcttcttctttgccgcTTGGATCTTGGTCATGGGGCTGTTCACGCTCTTCTTCTTGCCCGAAACGAAGGGCGTCCCCATCGACTCGATGGTGGAGAAGGTATGGAAGCAACACTGGTTTTGGAAGCGGTACATGGTCAATGTGaacgaagaagaaatgaaggagACAGTGCATCCGCATGTGAAGTAA
- the LOC104424519 gene encoding uncharacterized protein LOC104424519: MVSQENIDPPFSAPRISFSADLLDESDFISINPDGHFHNQVTKAKETAAMDLEKKPRNGEFEFLAASMSTHKMMSADELFFEGKLLPFCQMQQSQRLKRITLKPKSGDSEEAGDGGRDKEPDREEEEVRSNRNYCNSNNRDQDQEQNRVSWFLDDDPSPRPPKCTVLWKELLRLKTKRRASSSLSPSSSSSSTSSSSSSRRRGLLDERKEARDRDRDRESSTNYVQRIRKGLERTRSNSIRIRPMVNVPICTHVRSASGGGGGGGSLPPLFPLKKGRV; encoded by the coding sequence atGGTTTCCCAAGAAAACATTGACCCACCATTCTCAGCCCCCAGGATCTCATTCTCTGCAGATCTTCTTGATGAGAGCGACTTCATCTCCATTAACCCAGATGGCCATTTCCACAACCAAGTAACCAAAGCCAAAGAAACCGCAGCGATGGACCTCGAAAAGAAACCAAGAAACGGTGAGTTCGAGTTCTTGGCCGCCAGCATGAGTACCCACAAGATGATGAGTGCGGATGAGCTCTTCTTTGAGGGAAAGCTGCTTCCTTTCTGTCAAATGCAGCAATCCCAGAGGCTCAAGAGAATCACCCTCAAGCCGAAATCCGGAGACAGTGAAGAAGCCGGAGATGGAGGTCGAGATAAAGAGCCGgatcgagaagaggaagaggtgaGGAGCAACAGGAACTACTGTAATAGTAATAACAGAGACCAAGATCAAGAACAGAACAGGGTAAGTTGGTTTCTTGACGACGACCCATCGCCGAGGCCGCCCAAGTGCACCGTGTTGTGGAAGGAGCTCCTGAGGCTGAAGACCAAGCGGAGGGCTTCGTCCTCCCTCTCGCCCTCGTCCTCTTCATCGTCCACTTCGTCTTCCTCGAGCTCTCGGCGACGTGGCCTCCTGGACGAGAGGAAGGAGgccagagacagagacagagacagggAGAGCAGCACCAACTATGTCCAGAGGATAAGGAAAGGGTTGGAGAGGACGAGATCGAACAGCATTAGGATCAGGCCCATGGTGAACGTGCCCATCTGCACGCACGTGAGGAGCGCgagcggtggtggtggtggtggtgggtcgTTGCCTCCTCTGTTTCCGCTGAAGAAAGGAAGAGTTTGA